The Mustelus asterias chromosome 18, sMusAst1.hap1.1, whole genome shotgun sequence genome has a window encoding:
- the LOC144507343 gene encoding uncharacterized protein LOC144507343: MDVANHGLVLLQQLNIQREFGFLCDCTVAVGDIHFKAHRAVLAAFSNYFKMIFIHQSSDYIKVQPVDIQPDIFSYLLHLMYTGKGPKQPVDPNRLEEGIRFLHAYNLVHDPGHTGQVFVQHPDVLPLQSPNLYGIQISGSQKLAMRDLQPSGTRSGPSGQGSDPLCQVSVGVPSNIPEHRYARAPVMSASSQDSAVQPVSEDYSSTLSTGSRSGTSGGLQVPGLNFKRGKHHKLYSCHYCGERFSVRSSLRDHLYSHASGTLPHGPSSENRTPGDSQEIGEEAEKPEGIQTVGSDPLLPPLDQQDGNSLDEQPPVGLTLTIDASGDTVETSSNFGIAKRRKFACSVCGHSPDNEPISISPSSSFLPPGSEEVSAGKHQQEASESRDGQVVELEAAFREVFTQYDSAQAHAHYKCQRLGCERVQPDCRRGDKFVHKWLSDRDLTYCEQTGVYWLLYEESQGMFCYLCRRHDTQNKQNKTKVFNGTPAVRYKKSALQVHAESQQHAAAVHAELAGRMSEREMAEKEKEEGAALHALFLAAYWLAREDLPSAKLLSVLRLLAEAGLKGATQFRRSDTLQEVFLSLGQVIRSRLLSRVRQAGCYGLLSDQVATSTAADAKDSAALMAFVQYVDPKTAEVLTNFLFVQTARRRPESDLSEELAGLISRTVARLELSVQRMASLVTDGGEVMTAERVGVAARLRELNPSLIAFHCLCHRLILAGASACPDCHYLLRVESYLEQLWELLEKCPRLAEAYLSVRLDKALPSGRLRGELLHRLRRACRRRRVSFDSSVEGAYNDYGALLQALSHLQGTDAAACGLLGQLRSVRFAGALYILREVSPILAGLSKVFRKGTVNYFTLEPSIKYTVYKLNEAASSREALTRLKADLLPTGRLASTELALPSPEQEAELGSLLDAYVTAVKLDLQRRFGGSLSLVSAFSIFNPLLVPAPESPDFADYGQPEIRTLAAHFHRDVDGGEVKVGQLLSEWGKLKFDLHTWKNNVPDSVLTDTRVTVTEWCLRRLFTLKSELYRSCATLLPLAEVSLSMPITSSWSERGFGALRRITARLRGGRTDLLDSLMHISVNGPDFGTVDCSQIVQEAVLLFLQQRRRRFGGGMVGGGLLVPEKPPLSSAKWEDASQPCSSEVSDIQSEQELEQLQQELDETVNSLQLPVNSDSEDSLCD; this comes from the exons ATGGATGTAGCTAACCATGGTCTGGTGCTGCTGCAGCAGTTGAATATCCAACGGGAGTTTGGTTTCCTGTGTGACTGCACAGTGGCTGTTGGAGACATTCACTTCAAAGCCCATCGAGCTGTGCTGGCTGCATTTTCCAACTACTTCAAGATGATCTTCATTCATCAATCGAG TGACTACATCAAAGTGCAGCCCGTGGATATCCAGCCAGACATCTTCAGCTACCTGCTGCACCTCATGTACACGGGCAAGGGCCCGAAACAGCCTGTGGATCCAAACAGACTGGAGGAGGGCATCCGTTTCCTGCATGCCTACAACCTGGTCCATGACCCGGGTCACACCGGCCAAGTCTTTGTCCAACACCCTGACGTGCTGCCACTGCAGTCACCCAACCTTTACGGCATTCAGATATCCGGCTCCCAGAAGTTGGCCATGCGGGACCTGCAGCCATCAGGCACACGCAGTGGGCCCTCTGGCCAGGGCTCTGACCCACTGTGCCAGGTGTCGGTTGGGGTGCCATCTAACATTCCAGAGCATCGCTACGCCCGTGCTCCTGTGATGTCAGCGAGCAGCCAGGACTCAGCAGTTCAGCCAGTTTCAGAGGATTACAGCTCGACCCTCTCAACAGGGTCCCGGAGCGGCACCTCAGGGGGTCTGCAGGTCCCTGGCCTCAATTTCAAACGGGGCAAGCACCACAAACTCTACTCGTGCCACTACTGTGGAGAGCGCTTCAGTGTGAGGAGCAGCTTGAGAGATCACCTGTATTCCCATGCCAGTGGCACTCTCCCCCATGGACCTTCCTCAGAGAACAGGACCCCTGGAGACTCTCAGGAGATTGGTGAGGAGGCAGAAAAACCAGAGGGGATCCAGACAGTGGGCAGcgaccccctcctcccacctcttGACCAGCAGGATGGTAACAGCCTTGACGAGCAACCCCCTGTGGGCCTCACCCTCACTATCGATGCCAGTGGGGACACTGTGGAGACCAGCAGCAACTTTGGCATCGCCAAGCGGAGGAAGTTTGCCTGCAGCGTTTGTGGTC ATTCACCCGACAACGAACCCATCAGTATTTCTCCATCATCCTCATTTCTCCCGCCGGGGAGCGAGGAGGTATCGGCCGGCAAGCACCAGCAGGAGGCGAGCGAGAGCCGGGATGGCCAGGTGGTGGAGCTGGAGGCTGCCTTCCGCGAGGTCTTTACGCAGTACGACTCGGCACAGGCACATGCCCACTACAAGTGCCAGCGTCTAGGCTGCGAGCGTGTGCAACCGGACTGCAGGAGGGGGGACAAGTTTGTTCACAAGTGGCTGTCGGACAGGGATCTGACGTACTGCGAGCAGACGGGGGTTTATTGGCTGCTGTACGAGGAAAGTCAGGGGATGTTCTGCTACTTGTGCCGTCGGCATGACACCCAGAACAAGCAGAACAAGACCAAGGTATTCAACGGCACGCCCGCTGTGCGTTACAAGAAGTCTGCGCTGCAGGTGCACGCAGAGTCACAGCAGCATGCAGCAGCCGTGCATGCGGAGCTGGCGGGTCGCATGTCGGAGCGGGAGATGGCCGAGAAGGAGAAAGAGGAGGGGGCGGCTCTCCACGCTCTCTTCCTGGCTGCTTACTGGCTGGCTCGCGAGGACCTGCCCTCTGCCAAGCTGCTGTCGGTGTTGCGGCTCCTGGCTGAGGCTGGCCTGAAGGGGGCCACCCAGTTCCGACGCTCGGACACCCTCCAGGAGGTCTTCCTGTCATTGGGCCAGGTGATACGCAGCCGGCTGCTCAGCCGGGTGAGGCAGGCCGGCTGCTACGGGCTGCTATCTGACCAGGTGGCCACCTCGACAGCTGCTGATGCCAAGGACTCTGCCGCGCTCATGGCCTTCGTGCAGTACGTCGACCCCAAAACTGCCGAGGTGTTGACCAACTTCCTGTTTGTGCAGACAGCGAGGCGGCGGCCGGAGTCTGACCTCTCTGAGGAGCTGGCCGGACTGATCAGTCGGACAGTGGCCCGGCTCGAGCTGTCTGTCCAGCGAATGGCCTCGTTGGTGACCGATGGAGGTGAGGTGATGACCGCTGAGAGGGTCGGAGTGGCCGCGAGGCTCCGAGAACTCAACCCCTCTCTCATCGCTTTTCACTGCCTCTGTCACCGGCTAATATTGGCTGGAGCCTCGGCCTGTCCGGACTGCCACTACCTGCTCCGGGTCGAATCCTACCTGGAGCAGCTGTGGGAGCTGCTGGAGAAATGCCCTCGCCTAGCTGAGGCCTACCTCAGTGTGAGGCTGGACAAGGCTCTGCCCAGCGGCAGGCTCAGGGGAGAGCTGCTCCACAGGCTGAGGAGGGCCTGTCGCAGGAGGCGAGTGTCCTTTGACTCCTCGGTCGAGGGGGCTTACAACGACTACGGGGCCTTGCTCCAGGCCCTGTCTCACCTGCAAGGCACAGACGCTGCAGCCTGTGGCCTACTGGGCCAGCTGAGGAGTGTGCGCTTTGCTGGGGCTCTGTACATCCTGCGGGAGGTCTCTCCCATTCTGGCCGGCCTCAGTAAGGTGTTCCGCAAGGGAACAGTGAATTACTTCACCCTGGAGCCTTCCATCAAGTACACGGTCTACAAGCTGAATGAGGCTGCAAGCTCCAGGGAGGCTCTGACCAGGCTCAAAGCCGATCTGCTGCCCACTGGGCGCCTGGCCTCGActgagctggcactgcccagcccaGAGCAAGAGGCTGAGCTTGGCTCTCTGCTCGATGCCTATGTGACGGCGGTGAAGTTAGATCTCCAGCGTCGGTTTGGCGGATCCCTGTCCCTGGTCTCTGCTTTCTCTATCTTTAACCCACTGCTGGTGCCGGCACCGGAATCGCCAGACTTTGCCGATTACGGTCAGCCTGAGATCAGGACGCTGGCTGCCCACTTCCACCGGGATGTCGATGGAGGTGAGGTCAAGGTGGGCCAGCttctgagtgagtggggaaagctGAAGTTTGACCTTCACACCTGGAAAAACAACGTGCCGGACTCGGTATTGACGGATACCCGGGTGACGGTGACCGAATGGTGCCTCCGCCGCCTCTTCACCCTCAAAAGTGAGCTGTACCGCtcgtgtgccaccctgctgccacttGCTGAGGTCTCGCTGTCAATGCCCATCACCAGTTCCTGGTCCGAGCGGGGGTTCGGGGCGCTCAGGCGGATCACTGCCCGCCTCCGAGGgggccgcactgacctcctcgACAGCCTCATGCACATCAGTGTCAACGGGCCCGACTTTGGCACTGTTGACTGTTCCCAGATAGTCCAGGAGGCAGTGCTCCTGTTTCTCCAGCAGAGGCGTCGCAGGTTTGGCGGAGGAATGGTGGGAGGGGGATTGTTGGTGCCGGAGAAGCCCCCCCTGTCCTCGGCCAAATGGGAGGACGCGAGCCAGCCATGTTCCTCCGAGGTGTCGGACATACAGAGTGAGCAGGAGCTGGAGCAGTTGCAGCAGGAGCTGGATGAGACAGTGAACAGTCTCCAGCTTCCTGTCAACAGTGACTCCGAGGACAGCCTCTGTGACTGA